Proteins co-encoded in one Artemia franciscana chromosome 10, ASM3288406v1, whole genome shotgun sequence genomic window:
- the LOC136031988 gene encoding death-associated protein 1-like produces the protein MSDKIQNEEQKSQNLAGHPPAMKVGGMRVSQPRVNHEERQSPPREGSHFVHPGKTSPNEVVTVVSGAPVKLKEAFPEEATKAIHEQKMATHDEATTGHKVNKPLGQPRRFYH, from the exons ATGTCtgacaaaattcaaaatgaagagCAGAAATCTCAAAATCTGGCTGGACACCCACCTGCAA tgAAGGTTGGTGGAATGAGAGTCTCTCAGCCAAGAGTAAATCATGAGGAAAGGCAGTCACCCCCAAGAGAAGGAAGCCATTTTGTGCATCCTGGAAA aacaAGTCCTAATGAGGTAGTGACTGTTGTTTCTGGCGCGCCAGTGAAACTCAAAGAAGCTTTCCCAGAAGAGGCAACCAAGGCTATACACGAACAGAAGATGGCTACGCACGATGAAGCGACAACTGGACACAAAGTGAACAAACCATTGGGACAGCCTAGACGCTTCTATCATTGA